AGACGGAGGTAAAACAGCTCACTTTGCCTTTAAATTACCTCTCAATTTAGGTTATTCTGAGTCTCCACTTTGTAACATCTCTAAACAGAGTGATATGGCTCATGTGCTGCgagaaacaaaaattattatctgggACGAATGCACTATGGCTCACAAAAATAGTATTGAAGCTCTAAACAGATTGCTCAAAGATATTAGAGGTTGCGACCGAATTATGGGAGGAGTAATTGTTCTCTTGGCCGGTGATTTTAGACAAACTTTGCCTGTTGTGCCACGAGGAACACGTGCAGATGAAGTTAAAGCCTGTATTAAGTCATCAATTTTATGGCCTTCGGTCAAAGTTTTATCTTTGACTATCAATATGCGTGTTCATCTTCAGCCAAATTCGAAAGCAGAAGAGTTTTCAAAAATACTGATTGATATAGGTGATGGCCAAATTCCGGAAGAAGACGGAAGAATAAACGTGTCCTATATTAATTGTGAAACTGTCCCAGATTTAATCACCTTGACTGACAAAATATACCCGAATATTGACAAAGCTGGCGATAATTGTAGTTCATGGTTAAAGGAGAGAGCCATCCTCACACCAACCAATGAACAAGTCAATTGTATTAACAACTTTTTGCTGGAGAAACTGCCAACTGAGCAAGTAAGATATGAATCGGTGGACAAAGTACTGGAGGATGAAGAAGCTGTCCACTATCCTGTTGAATTCTTACACACACTCGATCCACCAGGGATACCACCTCATGTTCTTCAACTCAAGATTGGCACTCCAATAATGTTGCTCCGCAATTTAAATCCGCCAAAATTATGTAGTGGTACCAGGCTTCAAGTCAAGGTCTTACACAAAAATGTCATTGAAGCCATGATTTTCACCGGAAAATATGAAGGAGAAACTGTATTCATTCCAAGGATCCCTCTGATTCCATCAGATTACCACTTCGAATTTAAACGTCTGCAATTTCCTGTCAAAGTTTGTTATGCCATGACGATTAACAAGGCACAAGGGCAGAGTTTAAAGATGACTGGTattgatttaagaaatgactgtTTCTCTCATGGCCAACTATACGTGGCATGCTCAAGAGTAAGTTCACCTGACAGCTTGGTCATTCTTCAACCAATAGGAAAAACGAAGAATGTTGTATATAAAGAagttttaagtatttaattttctatttttgactatattaataatttctttaaattagaTCGATAGAATCAGAAAATAAACAGTAAtccaatcaataaatattaaaatttaaaaaaatttttggatctaCCGCTAGAAtggtttttaattcaattattttaaatattttatctatataataatttctttttactgTTACAAAAGAAATGTTTATCAAGCTTTCAACTTTGTTTAGTGTTAATTGATTGGATACATTTATAGATTGAAAACGAatagatataataaataatatattttaatagttttcaGGTTTATTGTAAAGCTAAAACTATGAACAatgtgttttttaaattttattttacgtttctaatatacaaaattagtgatcaaaaaaattttaaaactatgaaaataataacagtataaaaataagaacaatgataaaatagaaaatgataGCAATATGGTAAAAAGTTCATAGTTTCAAATTTATAACCAATGTTCATTTagaattagttaataaaaaagatataaGTTAAATTACTGTCTTTTTATTTAGCACGACAGAGTATTGATGCCTAGGTTTAAGTTGTTTATATCcaatctatatttatatagatttgaTATGTGTAACAAATTCTAAACTTGATGGCATTGACACTCACGTCGATCCATGGTGTAGGCCTACTAGGGATCCCGCCATGTAAAATAATGGGAAAGCATCGTACGACACAGTACCTCCATGGTGATGTGGAAAGctgtgttatttattattttaactcatATAAATCGATAAGACCCTAAGTAGTTAAGGGTGTCttaatttcgtaaaatccgttcatgataaataattaggcAGCTAGAtaacataatttaatatttctttcacTTGGTATGTATTTTATGCcacgcgaagcgggcgggtaacggctagttgttattataaatgagttaattattgattgattACTGGTTTTTAGTGACttaacaatttaacaaaatccCTTGGTCGAAAAGCCCTGCTGAGTAATAATCAGGAAGCTGATCTTGTACAAACAATAACCAGATTCGCTGAAATAGGACTGCCTGTGACACCTCGAATACTTCGTcgcttagatttttaattttgtgagCAGAACAacattaaaactaattttgaTAAGAATTTTTAGCTTGCTGGTAAAGACTGGCTTAAGGCGTTCATGAAAATAAACccagaaatttcaaaaagaaaaGCTTAATTAATGAACCCAGCTAGagcacaaaaattaaataaatttattgttgatGATCACTTTTcaaggataaaaataatttatgagaAACTGAATGTAAAACATCAtccagaaaaaatttataacatgGATGAAAAAGGTTGTCGTTTAACAATTCATCATCAACAAAGTGTTTTAGCCAAGAAAGGGGCCACAAGAGTACATTTACAGTCTGCGGAGCATGCAGAAAATGTAACTATCGCGGGATGTGTAAATGCACTTGGTAATGCTATACCTCCAATGATCATCTTTAAAGGCAAACGTCTAAAGCCGGAACTGTATGACAATTTACCGCCAGGTTCTTTAATCCAAAAATCAGCAAAAGGATATATGACTAATGAACTTTTCAAAGAGTTTTTGAAACATCTTGCGAAGTTCAAGACTTCAGGAGAGTGTCTTTTAATATTCGATGGAGCAGCTTGTCATTTAGATTTGTCGATTGTCGATCTAGCTGATTCACTtggtatatatttatactgcTTACCATCGAACACCACTCATGAACTTCAACCTCTTGATAAAGATGTTTATCGTTCATTTGAACATCACTGGGATGCTgaagttttattattcttgGAACAGAACCCAGATAAAAAACTCACTAAATCACGGTTCAATatcattttatcaaaagtttGGTCCAAATGCATGACTCAGAGTAATATAACAAGCGGCTTTCAAGCAACTGGTTTGTATCCTTTTAATCCCAATGCTATTCCAGAAATCGCATTCGGTCCATCTACTGTGACAGAGGTACCAGCAAGTCTTACACTTGATACTGTGGATGAAGCCAATTTACAATCCTATAATTAATCTATTATATTCTATTATCCTaatattacattaatttatatGTACTCATTATGTAATGTACTTAATTCTGATGGTCCTTAGGGAGCACTTGCTCTaggatcaaaatttaataaataaataaataaataaataaataattcttcaaCGCTTCTGGCACTCGACAATGTCaacaaagaaaatttacaaCCTTCTAATTCTCTAAGGCTCCTTGCGATTGATAGTGCTCATGAAGAAAATTTGCAACTTCTTGGCTCTCCCAAGTCAACAAACCAGAAACCCAGTAAATCATCAAATGACCAAGTTTCCTTggtatcaaaataaaaaaaataattgatgagCTCTCAATTGAACCTACTAGAAGTACTGCTGCAGTCCTAAGTAACTCCAGTTTAAACAATGGTGAAGTTAGTTATGCATCAGAACCTCAGCTCAAAGAAACTTCATTCTATGAGCTCATGCCTTCGCCTCTTAAACGTTTggaaaaaactcaaaaaaaaagaagaaaagctATTAATTATCGAGAGACTCCAGTTACGAAAGAGCTGTTCGACAAAGTCGttgagaaaaagaaaaaaatttcagacccgaagaagaaaaaaacaaaaactgtaaataaatttaatttcagagAGCAAAAGAGCTGGTATTGTCATTGATGTGAAGAAGATGAGATAGCTGATATGAGGCAATGCATTGAATGCAGCAAGTGGTATCATGAGGCGTGCGTCGGTTTAACAGTAGATGATATCGATAGTTTTAAATGCTGTTGACCAAATAAATCTAGTTTTCTGACtcttaatacatatttttgcttaatttaattGCTTAGTGATCTCTAATACCAATTCAATTGAGTATAGTTTAATTATTCCAATGTGTTTAACGCATAGGCCTTATTACCCTACTATAGTAGAATAAGGCCTATTTGTACagtttttttcagttaaattttatgtttgtttatggtaaaaattaccattaattcattatattttattggaaatacatttaaataaagattaattatacatttcgataattaaatgcaatattttcgattttattcaaaatctcCCTTAGCTAGGCCTTATTACCCGCCGGTACCTTATATTCAttcaattaaaacaatttttaatttttaccgaATCAAGTTGTCCAATATTTTGTACTCGCAAAATCTCGTTATTCCAAACAATTACTTGAATCCAATCACCAGTGtcattttcaacaaaaaatttaaatattgttttatccCGATTTTCTCTTGTGATCTTAGGATCTGTCATAGTGTCAACTAAAGCAATTATTtcactgaaataaaaatatgttgtaagtttaaaacaattgataaaaaatggcttatataaaaaatatgcttGCTATACGTGGTAATTTTAACCCAATTTTATTTGGTAGATGATTATTTCAACAATGGATAGTTGATAACTACGTAAAAGTTGAGAAAGATCCAATAGAATACTGTAAAAAcacatcaaaaaaaattaagatcaGAAACGTATCAAGgattaattgttcatttacGTATTACTGAAAATGTTTCTAATAGCAGAATTGGGAAAGTTATTGTATTACCATCTACTTTTATTGATTCGCCTCGAAATACAGCTCAAAATTATCAAGATGCTATGGCAATTGTTTGTAAATCAGGAGTAccagatttatttataactatgaCTTGTGTAATTCAAACTGGAGtgaaattatagaaaatttattttcaagacAGCCACCCTCTAATCAGCCTGATCTCAAAGCATGcgtatttgatataaaaaaaaagatgctTTAATTGACATTAttgttaaacaaaattttttggtgaaGTTGAAGCTTATGTGTTTATCATAGAATATCAAAAACCTGATTTGCCACATATTCATTTACTCCTtacgttaaaaaataattataaaattacaactgGGAAAGAAGTAGATCATTTTATTTCAGCTGAAATTCCTGATCCAAAAAAAGATCAATTACTACATGATATTGTCATGAGAAATATGATTTACGGGCCGTGCGGTGACTGGTGTTTAGTCAATGGACagtgttctaaaaatttttctaaacctTTCAGGGAAGAAACTATTTTAGACATCAATTGTTATCTGTATTATTATCagcgaaataataaattatcttatGAACGCCCTGGTGGATAAATGGTCGATAATCGTCATGTGGTACCTTCTTAATAATAGGAACTGTATTAAGTaagtcaatttataaaaatcgattatgtatacgattttaattacttgaagatattttaaacTTTGCTCTACAAGTTAGTCTCGTAGGTAAACGGGTAGCGTGTGTCTTTCAAGCGTCAGTTCCCCGGTTCGATCCCCGCGCAagccgaattttttttatttttatagaaataattatatataattttatatgattatgtctaaatctatatattttcaaagggccgttttttatatataattatgtataagtatatgaaattatatataatcttctTTACCCGAGCTCCTACAGcatgttttatttatacatacataaCCTGTTGCTTAACTGACCTGAtgagacatttttaatttttggtatCTGATTTCAGATTCACTGCTAATAAAACAAGCCATCTATATTTTCGGAACAATAATACAGTAAGATTTCTGTGGTTGGTGGCCAAAAAATGCTATTTAgcgttaattttaaaatcagcattatatttttcgtattatattatattgtttttCGTATTAGATTATATTATGTATGAGATATTatgcattaatttatttttaaattagaaattctTGAGCGCTCCGCACGCTTCTGTCAGAGTGTTTATCATCGacaatttgattattaaatactatcttaataaattaaatattcttaaaaataatttattacttattgtaataaaatgaaaaaatttttctgtttttgatttcaaaattatatactttaataaatataatataaataaagagGGCATTTCATACCAAATCGGCCACTTTTTTAGGTCGacctcatcaatttttttgaaaattttatatgttttcAATACCGTCAAAGAACACCTTCatggattttttcaaatttttttgaccatccgtttctgagatattgattttttccaaaattcaaattttttttttaaagagctATAACTTCGCGAAAAATACAGCTATCGGGGTcccgtttttttcaaaatttttgttttccaATGCtctttcaagaaaaaaatacctCTTTGAtcttctttgatttatttctatttttttttaagttttaagcaaaaaaaacattttttcgaaatttacgCAGTTATTATCGCGATACAAAGCGTTAATGCTAGAGTTCGGAGAAGGCAAGGTTAGTTTAGCcgattttgaattttcactaaCAATTGTTTATTTGTGGTAGTATGTACTactattataataaactaattatatttattactttattataatttatatttttataaatatacatttttataaatataaagaatTCTGTGAAGccggaaagaataggagttacggtaattattgcgtgaagcgttccacattcacgtaacaggatattggtaggaaaggattgagaaaggaatgtggagaggatcatcttaatgtgagtttatagaatatgcgagaaaaaattataagatagctcggactggtattcgaacccagaaccttccgaagaatgtcggctactctacgatttgagctatccggtctatactaaatttctttGCGCTTATTCAATATACATTACAGAcggccacaccgtccatcttacggcaagcttttttcaaatataaataatgctgtgaagcgggaaagaataggagttacggtaattatttcGGTATGCCcccttcaatttttttgaaagaaattcTCAAGAAAACTTGGACAAATATAGAAAGTTAGACCAATTTGATCGTGGACAGACGTTTcgttctattttttttcttaattcaaaaaaattttttttttgaaattacatGTATTTACACTCTCATGCATGTGCTcggatagttttttttttgtaccagAGAAAcactttaattaatattttcattaatttagcatttatttattaatttaatgaattggAGTTTAttcttaacatcaaaataattaacctcttttaaattcattatgaACGTACTAAGCGCCATCTTTTAACCACGAGATTGactagttttcacgtgacaaatacgaaaaattcgtttgtctttgtatggttgtatcgtagtgaattttaataaaaattcaatttaaagaaaaaatgcgtaaactaggctactgatatgaaatatggtcccagttcatcgcattcttaaactaataaaaaaggtccggtcttgaaatatcaatttgttcacgattaatcgttggtacacccaaaatggggtgacatcaggacgtccacgtaaaatttttctcagaacgtttttttttttaaattgctgcatgaaataattttataaagtaaaagattatttaattcaagtgttTTCTCGGTATATATCTACTTacattattgtataagtgtaatatggttgtgatagaggcatttaaagatcacaaaattgcttgccCTTGACGACTCAAGTATTCGCTCCGTGGGCAACTTATGCACTTACCTTTTCTATGCATGTGTTTAGTGTCCGTGAGTATCCGTGTTTCGTCATACAGTTCCGTCTTTTTAGGTAGAGGTCGCGTCTTATAGAAAATTGCATGTAAATTATTCGGTTACACGTCACGGAATCCGAGGTCATTACATCCGCGACACTATATCCGCGTCACAATGTCTGCGACAAATTTAGAGAACTGGGTAAATAAGGATAAACGGAAGGGGGGACCTATTTTGCttagtagaaatttttttttggtaactgaaaaaataataattcagacagcccgGACCGaaactcgaacccggatcgttcggttacgcgccaaaggctctaccagttaagctatccgagacactgtccgtaactaccattTAGTCACCTATTCAGACCTGACTGAGCAAACGctaccgtccatcttacggtaaataacaaataaattgtagtTAAATTTGTCATATAGACAAGTCAATGACGTAGTCATGGATAAAACGTCGTGGATACAATGTCGCTGGATTTCGTGACGTATATCCAATTATTCGTCACTAGCATCGATGGCCACGGAGCGAATAAGGCACAACCTCACACGCTTCGCGCTATAAGGCGTGCAATACTGTAATAAAAGCCAATGCTACCAAcataaaaattgtacttacaTAAGCAAGAAATCTAGTCAATCTCGTGGTCAAgagaattttggaaaaaatcaatatctcagaaacgggtgatcaaaaaaatttgaaaaaatccatGAAGGTGTTCTTTGACGGTATCAaaaacatataaaattttcaaaaaaattggacAGGTTGACCTAAAAAAGTAGCCGATTTGGTATGAAATGCctcattaatttatattatatttattaaagtatataattttaaaatcaaaaacagaaaatttaattcattttatcacaataagtattattattattattatttatttatttaattagctATGAAGTCGAAACTCCTTGCGGCCATCCAAAATTGAGTGTTCTCTACTCAGCGTTCTCGCGCGAGACAAGATGGCTGACGCTCTCGCTCAGTCTTGCGCCTCTGTCGCAAgtttttggtgtaatttttttctctgacaaatttttacaagtttttTTATCTACTTTGAACTAAATGGTTTTACTTAatattatactgattttaatgataattccTGACtctagctttatttaaattatgacaaatacTAAATAATGCGCCAAATAATT
This genomic interval from Cotesia glomerata isolate CgM1 linkage group LG1, MPM_Cglom_v2.3, whole genome shotgun sequence contains the following:
- the LOC123263948 gene encoding MFS-type transporter clz9-like yields the protein MDEKGCRLTIHHQQSVLAKKGATRVHLQSAEHAENVTIAGCVNALGNAIPPMIIFKGKRLKPELYDNLPPGSLIQKSAKGYMTNELFKEFLKHLAKFKTSGECLLIFDGAACHLDLSIVDLADSLGIYLYCLPSNTTHELQPLDKDVYRSFEHHWDAEVLLFLEQNPDKKLTKSRFNIILSKVWSKCMTQSNITSGFQATGLYPFNPNAIPEIAFGPSTVTEVPASLTLDTVDEANLQSYNSSTLLALDNVNKENLQPSNSLRLLAIDSAHEENLQLLGSPKSTNQKPSKSSNDQVSLVSK